One Polaribacter sp. SA4-12 genomic window carries:
- a CDS encoding DUF1599 domain-containing protein, whose translation MQDTSKQYDAVIEECRSLFIKKMSDYGSAWRILRLPSLTDQIFIKAQRIRQLQENEVRKVDEGEKSEFIGIINYSIMALIQLENGVVENPDLNTEEATVLYDKHSKITKELMMNKNHDYGEAWREMRVSSLTDLILQKLLRVKQIEDNKGKTLVSEGIDANYQDMINYAVFAMIHLAE comes from the coding sequence ATGCAAGATACCTCAAAACAATACGATGCTGTAATTGAAGAATGCAGAAGTTTATTTATTAAGAAAATGTCTGACTATGGTTCTGCGTGGAGAATTCTACGTTTACCATCTTTAACAGATCAGATTTTTATTAAGGCGCAAAGAATTCGTCAATTGCAAGAAAATGAGGTTCGTAAAGTAGATGAAGGTGAAAAATCTGAGTTTATTGGAATCATCAATTATTCTATAATGGCGTTAATTCAGTTAGAGAATGGTGTTGTTGAAAACCCAGATTTAAACACGGAAGAAGCTACTGTTTTATATGATAAACATAGTAAGATTACTAAAGAATTAATGATGAATAAAAATCATGATTATGGTGAAGCTTGGAGAGAAATGCGTGTTTCTAGTTTAACAGATTTAATTTTACAAAAATTATTACGTGTTAAACAAATTGAAGATAATAAAGGAAAAACGTTGGTGTCTGAAGGGATTGATGCAAATTATCAAGACATGATTAACTATGCTGTTTTTGCAATGATTCATTTGGCTGAGTAA
- the truA gene encoding tRNA pseudouridine(38-40) synthase TruA, with protein MRYFIELSYKGKNYHGWQIQPDVISVQEKLNKAVSTIFQNKIEVVGAGRTDTGVHASQMFAHFDLDKELKGDIPHKLNSLLPSDIVVYNVFSVDDEKHARFGAISRSYEYKVWLGRNPFLLDFSWQIHSQNLNIDLMNDAAKLLLEYTDFQTFSKVKTDVYTYNCDVTEAVWKQNGKELTFYISANRFLRNMVRAIVGTLVDVGLEKITKDEFRKIIESKSRSNAGLSVPAKGLFLTKIKY; from the coding sequence TTGAGGTATTTTATAGAACTTTCTTACAAAGGAAAAAATTATCATGGTTGGCAAATTCAACCTGATGTTATCTCTGTACAAGAAAAATTAAACAAAGCTGTTAGTACAATCTTTCAAAATAAAATTGAAGTTGTTGGTGCAGGAAGAACAGATACAGGTGTTCATGCATCGCAAATGTTTGCTCATTTTGATTTGGATAAAGAATTGAAAGGAGATATTCCTCATAAATTAAATTCGCTTTTGCCTTCAGATATTGTTGTATACAATGTTTTTTCTGTTGATGATGAAAAGCACGCACGTTTTGGTGCAATTAGTAGAAGTTATGAATATAAAGTATGGTTGGGTAGAAATCCTTTTTTATTAGATTTTTCATGGCAAATCCATTCTCAGAATCTGAATATAGATTTAATGAATGACGCTGCCAAACTATTATTAGAATATACAGATTTTCAAACTTTTTCTAAAGTGAAAACAGATGTGTATACTTATAACTGCGACGTTACAGAAGCCGTTTGGAAACAGAATGGAAAAGAACTTACATTTTATATTTCAGCAAATCGTTTTTTAAGAAATATGGTAAGAGCCATTGTTGGTACTTTGGTTGATGTTGGTTTGGAAAAAATTACTAAAGACGAGTTTAGAAAAATTATAGAAAGTAAAAGTAGAAGCAATGCAGGATTGTCGGTTCCTGCAAAAGGATTATTTTTAACAAAGATAAAATATTAG
- a CDS encoding TIGR00730 family Rossman fold protein, translated as MKRIVVFCGSSLGFNPIYKEGAIELGNYFANNKIGLVYGGGKIGMMGILADTILAHNGEVIGVIPKLLEKEEVVHSGVEEMIVCKKMSERKVIMSKLIDGYITLPGGFGTLDELFEALTLGQLHIEQKPVGLLNVNGFFDAVLLQLDKMVEEGYLKQQNRELLLVGTSVEALMQKMNNYKAPVIEHVINKVVS; from the coding sequence ATGAAAAGAATTGTTGTTTTTTGTGGATCAAGCTTAGGCTTTAACCCTATTTATAAAGAAGGCGCTATAGAATTAGGTAATTATTTTGCTAACAATAAAATAGGTTTGGTTTATGGTGGTGGAAAAATTGGAATGATGGGTATTCTTGCAGACACAATTCTAGCTCATAATGGCGAAGTTATTGGTGTAATACCTAAGTTATTAGAAAAGGAAGAAGTGGTGCATTCTGGTGTAGAAGAAATGATTGTTTGCAAAAAAATGAGCGAACGAAAAGTAATCATGAGTAAATTAATTGATGGTTACATTACACTTCCTGGTGGTTTTGGAACACTTGATGAACTTTTTGAAGCTTTAACTTTAGGGCAACTACATATAGAACAAAAACCTGTTGGATTACTAAATGTTAATGGCTTTTTTGATGCGGTTTTATTACAATTAGATAAAATGGTAGAAGAAGGTTATTTAAAACAACAAAACAGAGAATTGTTATTAGTTGGAACTTCTGTAGAAGCTTTAATGCAAAAAATGAACAATTACAAAGCACCGGTAATTGAACATGTAATTAATAAAGTAGTAAGTTAA
- a CDS encoding ExbD/TolR family protein: MSRKESPEINAGSMADIAFLLLIFFLVTTTMNVDAGISRKIPQKQEIPPKFDINERNILEVNINKNNDLFVD, from the coding sequence ATGAGCAGAAAAGAATCTCCAGAAATTAATGCTGGTTCAATGGCAGACATCGCATTTTTATTATTAATCTTCTTTTTGGTAACTACAACTATGAATGTTGATGCAGGAATTTCAAGAAAAATTCCGCAGAAACAAGAAATTCCACCAAAATTCGATATTAATGAAAGAAACATTCTAGAAGTAAACATTAATAAAAACAATGATCTATTTGTAGACTGA
- the folP gene encoding dihydropteroate synthase, translated as MTINCKGTLVDLSSPKVMGILNITPDSFFDGGKYKNEADILSQVEKMLFNDATFIDVGAYSSRPGAKHISEEEELNRIVPVINLLVKNFPEIIISVDTFRSKVAQETINAGAAIINDISGGKMDENMFSTAANLQVPYILMHMLGTPQNMQQNPVYNDVTKEIISFFAAQIHKLHQLKLNDIIIDVGFGFGKTIDHNFEILKNLSLFKNLDAPILAGISRKSMLYKTLDISAQEALNATTSANTIALLNGANILRVHDVKEAVEAVKIVNQISY; from the coding sequence ATGACAATAAATTGCAAAGGTACTTTAGTCGACTTATCATCACCAAAAGTGATGGGAATTTTAAATATTACTCCAGATTCTTTTTTTGACGGAGGAAAATATAAAAACGAAGCAGACATTCTTTCTCAAGTTGAAAAAATGCTTTTCAATGACGCAACTTTTATAGATGTTGGCGCTTATTCTTCTAGACCTGGAGCAAAACACATTTCTGAAGAAGAAGAACTCAACAGAATTGTACCTGTCATTAATTTATTAGTCAAAAACTTTCCAGAAATCATTATTTCTGTAGATACTTTTAGAAGTAAAGTTGCCCAAGAAACTATAAACGCTGGTGCAGCAATTATCAATGATATTTCTGGAGGTAAAATGGATGAAAACATGTTTTCTACTGCTGCCAATTTACAGGTTCCTTATATTTTAATGCATATGTTAGGTACTCCACAAAACATGCAGCAAAACCCTGTTTATAATGATGTAACTAAAGAAATCATTTCCTTTTTTGCAGCACAAATACACAAACTACATCAACTTAAATTAAACGATATTATTATCGATGTTGGTTTTGGTTTTGGTAAAACCATCGATCATAACTTTGAAATTTTAAAGAATTTATCACTTTTTAAAAATTTAGACGCGCCTATTTTAGCAGGAATTTCTCGTAAATCTATGTTGTATAAAACCTTAGACATTTCTGCCCAAGAAGCACTGAATGCAACAACTTCTGCCAACACAATTGCACTTTTAAATGGCGCAAATATTTTGCGTGTTCACGATGTAAAAGAAGCTGTAGAAGCTGTAAAAATTGTAAATCAAATTTCTTATTAG
- a CDS encoding MauE/DoxX family redox-associated membrane protein translates to MILKIITQIARVLVGALFIFSGFVKLVDPIGSKYKFQEYFSEGVLNMEFLIPYTLPFAILLIIAEILLGVMVLIGYKPKVTVWSLFLLTLVFLFLTWYSAFYNKVTDCGCFGDAVKLSAWGTFYKNIVLIALIIILVIKVEHVKPIFKGKIPKVITFLSLAGFLFITQHVLTHLPLIDFRAYAIGKNISEGMEYKDDGEIPPVHDFMLENEQADLAPELLKKEKVMLVIIYDLEKVDVNGFPAIKEVTTRAKEKGYTVYGVSASFTDDLILAKEKHNLPFDFLFCDETTLKTVIRANPGVIILDKGTVVEKKNWIDTEDIEL, encoded by the coding sequence ATGATATTAAAAATTATCACACAAATTGCAAGAGTTTTAGTTGGAGCCTTATTTATATTTTCAGGCTTTGTTAAATTGGTAGATCCTATTGGTTCTAAATACAAGTTTCAAGAATATTTTTCTGAAGGTGTTTTAAATATGGAATTTTTAATTCCTTATACATTGCCATTCGCAATTCTATTAATTATTGCAGAAATTCTCTTAGGAGTAATGGTTTTAATCGGCTACAAACCTAAGGTTACAGTTTGGAGTTTGTTTTTATTAACACTAGTTTTCTTGTTTTTAACTTGGTATTCAGCTTTTTATAATAAAGTAACAGATTGTGGTTGCTTTGGTGATGCTGTAAAATTATCTGCATGGGGAACCTTCTATAAGAACATTGTTTTAATTGCTTTAATCATCATTTTAGTGATAAAAGTTGAGCATGTTAAACCAATTTTTAAAGGGAAAATACCAAAAGTAATTACTTTTTTATCATTAGCAGGGTTTCTATTTATTACGCAACACGTCTTAACACATTTGCCTTTAATTGATTTTAGAGCGTATGCAATTGGAAAAAATATTTCTGAAGGTATGGAGTATAAAGATGATGGAGAAATCCCTCCTGTTCATGATTTTATGTTAGAAAATGAGCAAGCAGATTTAGCGCCAGAGTTATTAAAAAAGGAAAAAGTAATGTTGGTTATTATCTATGATTTAGAAAAAGTAGATGTTAATGGTTTTCCTGCAATTAAAGAAGTTACAACTAGAGCAAAAGAAAAAGGATATACAGTTTATGGTGTTTCGGCTTCTTTTACGGATGATTTAATTCTTGCTAAAGAGAAACACAATTTACCTTTCGATTTCTTATTCTGTGATGAAACTACTTTAAAAACTGTGATTAGAGCAAATCCAGGAGTTATTATTTTAGATAAAGGAACTGTCGTTGAAAAGAAAAATTGGATAGATACTGAAGATATAGAGTTGTAA
- a CDS encoding crotonase/enoyl-CoA hydratase family protein, giving the protein MNEFVKYQSEENYAIITIQNGKANAISLEVIEGLNLGLDKAEKENKVVILTGQNGIFSAGFDLKIMTKSPKSAIELVTKGSKLSLRMLSFPQPIIVACSGHAIAKGAFLLLSSDYRIGTEGDFKIGLNEVIIGMTMHDAGVAIAKARLSEVYLNRSVNNAEIYNPKDAVKAGFLDLLVPEGHLLPTAIKVAGMFSKLNKKAHVETKLKVRKQHLLDLENAIELDLKAEISLNS; this is encoded by the coding sequence ATGAACGAATTCGTCAAGTATCAATCAGAAGAAAATTATGCAATTATTACAATTCAAAACGGAAAAGCAAATGCAATTTCTCTTGAAGTAATTGAAGGATTAAATTTAGGTTTAGATAAAGCAGAAAAAGAAAATAAAGTCGTAATTCTTACAGGACAAAACGGAATTTTCTCTGCCGGTTTTGATTTAAAAATAATGACGAAGTCGCCTAAATCTGCAATAGAATTAGTTACAAAAGGTTCTAAATTATCTTTAAGAATGTTGTCTTTTCCACAACCAATAATTGTTGCTTGTTCTGGTCATGCAATTGCAAAAGGGGCTTTTTTATTACTTTCTTCAGATTATAGAATTGGTACAGAAGGCGATTTTAAAATTGGTTTAAACGAAGTTATCATTGGTATGACAATGCACGATGCAGGAGTTGCCATTGCAAAAGCACGTTTATCTGAAGTTTACTTAAACAGAAGTGTAAATAATGCAGAGATTTATAATCCGAAAGATGCTGTAAAAGCAGGGTTTTTAGATTTGTTGGTTCCAGAAGGTCATTTATTACCAACTGCAATTAAAGTAGCAGGTATGTTTTCTAAATTAAATAAGAAAGCACATGTTGAAACGAAGTTAAAAGTCAGAAAACAACACTTGCTAGATTTAGAAAATGCAATTGAATTAGATTTAAAAGCAGAAATTTCTTTGAATTCTTAA
- a CDS encoding IS110 family transposase has product MSKIIGIDISKQTFDVSYLEKDKWMHKIFKNQNTGFEQFIKLISASDWIVMEASGPYYVQLATFLHASSFNVCVLNPLIIRRYSQTRLYRAKTDKKDAKTIAEYGAQYELKRWCPESKPSIEIKQLYTALELLKKQKHQTKRQLESFEATGLLSSDLRKELKQVLILLIRRIDKFEKKIEQIGRLAYKDTVERIKTIPGIGLKTAIMMSVITDNFTKFDNYKQLTAFVGFSPRLYQSGTSVKGKGHICKMGKPQIRKLLYLCSWSAKRVNKNCIEMYERLKEKGKPERVIKIAIANKLIKQIFSIATNKQIYNENHQNLYFLK; this is encoded by the coding sequence ATGAGTAAAATTATAGGAATTGATATTAGTAAGCAAACCTTTGATGTTTCTTATTTAGAAAAAGATAAATGGATGCACAAAATTTTTAAGAATCAAAATACAGGTTTTGAGCAATTTATTAAATTGATTAGTGCATCAGACTGGATTGTAATGGAGGCTAGTGGTCCTTATTATGTTCAGTTAGCAACTTTTTTACATGCATCTAGTTTTAATGTATGTGTATTAAATCCTTTGATAATTAGAAGATATAGTCAAACAAGATTATATAGAGCAAAAACAGATAAAAAAGACGCAAAGACAATTGCCGAATATGGTGCTCAATATGAGTTAAAAAGATGGTGTCCAGAGAGTAAACCTAGTATAGAAATTAAACAACTTTACACAGCTTTAGAATTACTAAAAAAACAAAAACATCAAACAAAAAGACAATTAGAATCCTTTGAAGCAACAGGTTTGTTGAGTTCGGATCTTAGAAAAGAATTAAAACAAGTACTAATATTATTAATAAGACGTATTGATAAGTTTGAAAAAAAGATAGAGCAAATAGGAAGATTAGCTTATAAAGACACGGTTGAAAGAATAAAAACGATACCAGGAATCGGGCTAAAAACGGCTATTATGATGAGTGTTATTACAGATAATTTCACAAAATTTGATAACTATAAACAACTGACTGCTTTTGTAGGATTTAGTCCAAGGCTATATCAATCAGGAACAAGTGTAAAAGGTAAAGGACATATTTGTAAAATGGGCAAACCTCAAATTAGAAAACTTTTGTATTTATGTAGTTGGTCTGCAAAAAGAGTAAATAAAAATTGTATCGAAATGTATGAACGACTTAAAGAAAAAGGAAAACCCGAGAGAGTAATTAAAATTGCAATAGCTAATAAATTAATAAAGCAAATTTTTTCTATTGCGACTAACAAACAAATTTACAATGAAAATCATCAAAACTTATATTTTCTGAAATAA
- the cdaA gene encoding diadenylate cyclase CdaA — protein sequence MFDFIEFSLLDVLDILLVATLLYYIYKLLKGTVAINIVIGIAIVFVIWKITEALRMEMLSGILGTLLGGGVVALIIVFQQEIRKFLLMIGTTNFTNKRSFLKQLKFLQTEISTEIETEVILEACKKLSKTKTGALIVIERTNALDFLINTGDTMNALVNVAILESIFYKNSPLHDGALIIRDNFIVATRVVLPISDSTKIPARFGLRHRAAIGVSEKTDAVCLLVSEETGEISYIKDGEFELYSDYSELNEKLRKDLM from the coding sequence ATGTTCGATTTTATTGAATTTTCCTTATTAGATGTTTTAGATATTTTATTAGTAGCTACACTGCTCTATTACATTTACAAATTATTAAAAGGTACTGTTGCTATAAATATAGTAATAGGAATTGCCATTGTATTTGTTATTTGGAAAATAACAGAAGCGTTAAGAATGGAAATGCTAAGTGGTATTTTGGGGACTCTTTTAGGAGGTGGTGTTGTTGCATTAATCATTGTATTTCAACAAGAAATAAGAAAATTCTTATTAATGATTGGTACTACAAACTTCACTAATAAACGAAGTTTTTTAAAACAATTAAAATTTTTACAAACAGAAATTAGTACAGAAATTGAAACTGAAGTTATTTTAGAAGCTTGTAAAAAATTATCAAAAACAAAAACAGGTGCATTAATCGTTATTGAACGTACCAATGCTTTAGATTTTTTGATAAATACTGGCGATACTATGAATGCTTTAGTTAATGTTGCTATTTTAGAAAGTATTTTCTATAAAAACAGCCCTTTACATGATGGAGCATTAATTATTAGAGATAATTTTATTGTAGCTACAAGAGTAGTTTTACCAATTTCTGATAGCACTAAAATTCCTGCTAGGTTTGGCTTAAGACACAGAGCAGCAATTGGAGTTTCAGAAAAAACAGATGCTGTTTGTTTATTAGTTTCTGAAGAAACAGGAGAAATTTCTTATATAAAAGATGGGGAGTTTGAACTCTATTCTGATTATAGTGAACTCAATGAAAAACTTAGAAAAGACTTAATGTAA
- a CDS encoding voltage-gated chloride channel family protein, whose translation MDKIKKIFLSFEQSFSLLFLLKWVFICLLIGALTGSTSAVFLWTLEWATNYREANLWIIAFLPIGGLMIGLSYHYYGESVVKGNNLLLEEFHSPKKIIPFKMAPLVFIGTILTHLFGGSAGREGTAVQVGGAIADQFTKIFKLSDLDRKIVLISGISAGFASVFGTPLAGAIFALEVMIIGRVRFEAIVPSFLAAVFANYFCDVWQISHHTHYNIPTVSDLTPATILWSLLAGIIFGLVSMLFSKSTHFWENLFKKRIKYPPLRPVIGGVILAVVVYLMGTTKYIGLGVPTIVDAFNIDLNSYDFLLKVLFTSFTLGAGFKGGEVTPLFFIGATLGNALVWFIPMPMPLLAGMGFVAVFAGATNTPIACTIMGIELFGIESGIFIALACTTSYLFSGHSGIYSAQIVGSPKHTFFMKEKGLTLTEVDNQRHKK comes from the coding sequence ATGGATAAAATTAAAAAAATATTTCTTTCGTTTGAACAAAGCTTTTCCTTGCTTTTTCTTTTAAAATGGGTTTTTATTTGTTTACTTATTGGAGCATTAACAGGTAGTACTTCTGCTGTTTTTTTATGGACTTTAGAATGGGCTACAAATTATAGAGAAGCTAATTTATGGATTATTGCTTTCTTACCAATTGGTGGTTTAATGATTGGTTTGTCTTATCATTATTATGGAGAAAGTGTTGTAAAAGGAAATAATTTACTACTTGAAGAATTTCATTCTCCTAAAAAAATAATTCCTTTTAAAATGGCTCCGTTAGTATTTATAGGAACTATTCTTACTCATTTATTTGGTGGTTCTGCAGGGCGAGAGGGAACAGCTGTACAAGTTGGTGGTGCAATTGCAGATCAATTTACCAAAATTTTTAAACTGTCTGATTTAGATAGAAAAATTGTATTAATTTCAGGTATAAGTGCAGGTTTCGCTTCTGTTTTTGGTACACCTTTAGCAGGCGCTATTTTTGCGCTAGAAGTTATGATTATTGGAAGAGTGAGATTTGAAGCTATTGTACCAAGTTTTTTAGCAGCGGTTTTCGCAAATTATTTTTGTGATGTTTGGCAAATATCTCATCACACACATTATAATATTCCAACAGTTTCTGACTTAACGCCCGCAACCATTTTATGGTCTTTATTGGCAGGTATTATTTTTGGTTTGGTAAGTATGTTGTTTTCTAAGTCTACTCATTTTTGGGAAAATTTATTTAAAAAACGTATTAAATATCCGCCACTTCGTCCTGTAATTGGTGGAGTAATTTTAGCAGTTGTTGTCTATCTAATGGGAACAACAAAATACATAGGACTTGGTGTACCAACAATTGTAGATGCTTTTAATATCGATTTAAATTCTTACGATTTTTTATTGAAAGTATTATTTACTTCCTTCACTTTAGGTGCGGGATTTAAAGGAGGAGAAGTAACTCCGCTATTTTTTATCGGAGCTACTTTAGGAAATGCTTTAGTCTGGTTTATTCCAATGCCAATGCCTTTATTAGCAGGAATGGGATTTGTAGCTGTCTTTGCAGGAGCAACAAATACACCTATTGCTTGTACAATTATGGGTATAGAATTATTCGGAATTGAATCTGGAATTTTTATCGCTTTAGCTTGTACTACTTCTTATTTATTTTCTGGACATTCAGGTATTTATTCCGCACAAATTGTAGGAAGTCCGAAACATACGTTTTTTATGAAAGAGAAAGGACTAACGCTTACTGAGGTAGATAATCAAAGACATAAAAAGTAG
- a CDS encoding ABC transporter ATP-binding protein, with protein sequence MADKTGKAFDLQIFLRLMSFAKRYKFKFFIATSSTILLALVSLLNPLLIKETVDKYITEKDNEGLINNTILMFAVVLLEVLLRFTFIYFANWVGQHIIRDIRAKIFRHILQFKMSYFDKNSVGKLVTRVVSDIETIAAFFSSGVFTIVSDVLQMFAIAALMFYMKWKLALIALAVLPILIYATRVFQQAIKATFQEVRNQVANLNGFVQERVTGMKIVQLFNREKIEYKNFKDINDKHKEAYVKTIWYFSIFFPIAEILSSIGIGLIVWFGSKQILGGEVAGPGTVMAFVQMAQMMFRPLRQIADKFNQLQMGIVSGERVFKVIDTQSSIVKNGTIKAKKLKGDISFKDVRFSYIKDEEVLKGISLDVKSGQTVAIVGATGAGKSTIINLINRFYEIDSGIICVDGVSVKEYDLESLRNQVAVVLQDVFLFSDSVLNNITLKNENITLKEVEEAAKQIGIHDFIMTLPGGYQYNVKERGAMLSSGQRQLIAFLRAYVSKPSILILDEATSSVDSYAEKMIQYATETITKGRTSIVIAHRLATIKQADKIIVMDKGLIVEEGTHTELLEKENGYYKNLYDKQFSLDVAS encoded by the coding sequence TTGGCAGATAAAACAGGGAAAGCTTTTGATTTACAGATTTTTTTAAGACTTATGTCTTTTGCAAAACGTTATAAGTTTAAGTTTTTTATTGCAACCTCTTCAACAATATTATTGGCTTTAGTTTCATTATTAAATCCTCTTTTAATAAAAGAAACTGTAGACAAATACATTACAGAAAAAGATAACGAAGGTTTAATTAATAATACTATTTTAATGTTTGCAGTTGTACTTCTAGAAGTATTGCTGCGTTTTACATTTATATATTTTGCAAATTGGGTTGGACAACATATTATTAGAGATATAAGAGCAAAAATATTTAGACATATTTTGCAATTTAAGATGTCTTATTTTGATAAAAATTCAGTTGGTAAATTGGTTACAAGAGTTGTTTCTGATATAGAAACTATTGCAGCTTTCTTTAGTAGTGGTGTTTTTACAATCGTGAGTGATGTTTTGCAAATGTTTGCAATTGCAGCTTTAATGTTTTACATGAAGTGGAAATTAGCCCTAATAGCCTTGGCTGTATTACCAATCCTAATTTATGCAACACGAGTTTTTCAGCAAGCAATAAAAGCAACTTTTCAAGAAGTAAGAAATCAAGTCGCAAATTTAAATGGATTTGTACAAGAAAGAGTTACAGGAATGAAAATTGTGCAACTCTTCAACAGAGAAAAAATAGAATATAAGAACTTTAAAGACATCAATGATAAGCACAAAGAAGCTTATGTAAAAACGATTTGGTATTTTTCGATTTTCTTTCCTATTGCAGAAATTTTATCATCAATTGGTATTGGTTTAATTGTTTGGTTTGGTAGTAAACAAATTCTTGGAGGAGAAGTTGCTGGTCCTGGAACTGTAATGGCATTTGTACAAATGGCACAAATGATGTTTAGACCTTTACGTCAGATTGCAGATAAATTTAATCAATTACAAATGGGAATTGTTTCTGGAGAGCGTGTTTTTAAAGTAATTGATACCCAGAGTAGTATTGTTAAAAATGGAACAATTAAAGCAAAAAAATTAAAAGGAGATATCAGTTTTAAAGATGTTAGATTCAGTTATATAAAAGATGAAGAAGTTTTAAAAGGAATTTCTTTAGACGTAAAAAGTGGACAAACAGTTGCAATTGTCGGAGCAACAGGTGCAGGGAAATCTACAATTATCAACTTAATAAACCGTTTTTATGAAATTGATAGTGGTATTATTTGTGTTGATGGTGTTTCTGTAAAAGAATATGATTTAGAAAGTTTAAGAAATCAGGTTGCAGTAGTTTTACAAGATGTCTTTTTGTTTTCAGATTCAGTATTAAATAACATTACTTTAAAAAATGAAAATATCACTTTAAAAGAAGTTGAAGAAGCTGCGAAACAAATTGGTATTCACGATTTTATTATGACGCTTCCTGGAGGTTATCAATATAATGTAAAAGAACGTGGAGCAATGTTATCTTCAGGTCAAAGACAATTAATAGCTTTCTTAAGAGCTTATGTAAGTAAACCAAGTATCTTAATTTTAGATGAAGCTACTTCTTCTGTAGATTCTTATGCAGAAAAAATGATACAGTATGCTACAGAAACAATTACAAAAGGCAGAACGTCTATTGTAATTGCCCATCGATTAGCAACCATTAAACAAGCGGACAAAATTATTGTGATGGATAAAGGTCTTATTGTTGAAGAGGGAACGCATACTGAGCTGTTAGAAAAAGAAAATGGGTATTATAAGAATTTATACGATAAACAATTTAGTTTAGATGTTGCTTCTTAG